Genomic segment of Leptospiraceae bacterium:
GACAACATCTCCTTTTTTGAGCATATTCTTATCTGGTTCTTTATCCCAACTATAATCTTTTACTCGAATTAAGCCTTCGATATCGTCGAAGATTTTTACGAACGCTCCATACTTCACGATACCTGTTATCTTTCCTTCCCGAATTTCCCCTACTTTGAGTATTTCTGTGATTTTATTCCATGGATTTTCCGTTGCTTCTTTGTAGCTCAAAGAAATTCGTTTCTTTTCGGGATCGATGGCTAATATTTTTGCTTCTACTTCCATTCCTTTTTTGAAATACTTCCTTGGATTGACCTTTTTCTTGGACCATGAAATCTCAGAATTATGAATAAGTCCTTCCAAACCCTCTCGAATTTCTAAAAATGCTCCATACACTTTGATGTCAGTAATTACCCCAGAAACGATGCTTCCGACTGTGAGTTCTCGTTTCGCCCACTCCCATGGATCTTCTGTTAATTGTTTAATTCCTAAAGAAATCTTATTTTCTTCTGGATTTATGGATAATATTTTTGCTTTGATTCGATCCCCTTTACGGTAGTTCTTTCTGAATGGATAATCACTCTTCCAGCTAATGTCATTTTGATGGATAAACCCATCCAAATCCTCTACTCTAATGAACATTCCATATGAGATGATTTTAGTGATAGTTCCTTCAACAATATCCCCTTCTTTGTATTTACTTAAAAACTTTTCCCACTTTTCTTGGTTGATATCCTCTTGGATTTTCTTTCTCGATATAATACCTGTTTTTCTTTCTTCATCAATTTTAAGGATTTTGAAATCGATTTGATCTCCTATGTTGACTTTAGGAATCTTGTTTCTTATTTTGATGCCTATTTCGGATTTTGGCAAGTATAGTTTGATACCATTGATGGCTACAATAAATCCTTTCTTGTTTTTGTGTTCTTCGATTATTTTTCCACTCAAAGGCAAATTGTTTTTGTTGGCTTCTCTGATACGATTCCATGCTTCTCGTTTTGCTGCTTCTAATCGAGAAACCACAGAGTTTCCTTCTATTCCTCCACTTTTTATTACTACTACTTTAATTTTCTGACCAATTGTAGGTTTTTCTTCAAACTCTTCCAATGGACAAATACCTTCTAGCTTTTGACCAATGTCCAAAAATACTTCAGTATCACTAATATCCAAAACCTTCGCCTCAATCATATCCCCTTTATTGAAACGAGAAATATCAAACTGCTCATCCAAGAAGGCCTCTTCTAAGAGCTTCTCAAATTCATCTTTTTCTTGCTTAACCTCATCAAAAGGAGTAGTTGTCATAATATACCCTTGATATTTTATTCAATGATTGCTGGATTTCTTCACCTACTTTTTCAAAATTGCTTTTGCAAGCAACTTAAAATAATACTCAATACCATATTTATTGTAAGATTAGACGTGTCAATAAGGATAGCATCATGAGGAATCCTTAAAGCGCCAAATTTTCGGCTTTGATCTTGATGGTCTCGTAGTGCAATTTCATTTTTAATTTTTTCTAAATCCATATTGAGAACCATCCCTTTTGCTTTTGCATATTGGTGGTATTCTTGATATCTTCGTTGTGCTCGTATTTCTACACTTGCATCCAAGTAAAACTTAAATTTCGCTTCGGGAAAGACTTCCGTTCCCATGTCCCTTCCATCGACTACAACCAAATAAGAACTACCAAGAGAACGAAGGATTTGATTTACTTGACTTCGATAACGAACATCATCTGCGATAAATTTTATCCGTTGGGTTAGATTATATGTGCGCAATTCTTCTTGAAGTTTTTTTTCCTTGTAATAAATAACTTGTTGATGGTTTTCGATCATCACTTGTAGGGGAAACTCATGGGGATGTGGCTGTAGTTCCAAAAATTTGCGTTCGAAGATCTCTATCGATTCCTGCTCGCCGATTTTATCAATCACTGCATAAGTAAAAGCTCTATAAATTGCTCCCGAGTCCAAATGAAGATAGCCAATTTTCTCAGCCAATCGCTTTGCAATGGTGCTTTTTCCTGAACCAGCAGGTCCATCCAAAGTGATGACTTTTTCTAGTTTATTGGGAATTCCCATAAAGAGTGTCTCGATAGATTTTTGCTTTTGTTTGCCATTCCCACCACCAATCCTTCCATTCGTCATTTTCAAAAATCGAAATCAAATACTCGAGTTCTTTTTGATAATCTTTTAAAGTTTGAAGGATATTTTGTTTGTTGGTTGAAATTATATCAAACCACATTTTGGGGTTGGAACCTGCAATCCTCAACATATCCCTTAATCCACCACCCAAAATTGGGATAGGAGATTCTTGATTCCATCTTGTAATGATTTTGTTTCTTCCGATGATGGTTGATAAAACACTCGACAAAATATGGGGTGCATGACTCAAATAAGATAAAACGTAATCATGAGTTTCTGCATCCATCAGAAATACTTTCATTCGTAATTCCTGCCAAAAAGAAGAAACTGCTTCTTGATCTTTGGGATTTCTATCCTCTTGATGGTTTTGAGACAATCGATTGATAATAATACATAATTTGTTTTCGAAAAGATTTTTCACATATCCTTCAGGTCCAGAGTGCTCCGAACCACAGATGGGATGTGCTCCCACAAAACGCAAAGGAAACGAAGACTCCAGTTGCCTTGCTTTATTTTCTATTTGAATTCTTGTCGAACCCATATCTGTGATCAAACCTGAAAACCGAATTTCTTCTAACTTTTCCAACAAATCCAAAGTATCCAAAACGGGTAAACCAATAATAAGAAAATCCACTTCTTTCAACCGAGAAAAAATTTCTGCTTCCTCAGAAAGCCAGACTTCATCCGCAAGTTGATTTTCCAAAATCCAAGTTTTACTCTTTTCATTACGAACAACTCCAATAATTCTCCCCTTAAAAGAAGGATGATTCTTCAATGCATATGCCAAAGAAGTCCCCATCATTCCCATGCCGTAGATGATAACATTTCGAAAAGAAGTTAACACACTCATAACTAATAGTTCAAATTTGCTTTCGGATATGAACCTAAAACTTTCAAAAAAGAAGATTTTTTCTCAATGATTTTCAATATTTTCTGGATTTTTTTTTCGTTTTTATGCCCATCGAAATCAATAAAGAAATTATATTCTCCATAGATACGTTTGGTTCTTCGAGACTCAATCTTAGTCAAATTCACATTTGATTTATAAAATGGTTCTAATATCGAATATAGACTTCCTGGTTTGTCATGAACTCCTACAATAATAGAAGTTTTATCATGATTTGTGATTTCATTTTCTTCTTTATTGGACAGCACCCAAAAGCGAGTAATGTTATTAGGAAAATCATGAATGTTTCTTGCAATGATCTTTAATTGATAGATCTCTGCAGCTAATTCACTCCCTATGGCTACTCCATCTTTTCTTGTTGCTGCCAGTTCTGTTGCTGCTGCAGTGCTTTGGGTTTCAACAATTTCTACCTTTTTTAAATCAAGATTCTGAGAAAGCCAATTCATACACTGTTCTTTGGCAATCCCAATTGTATAAATTTTTCTTATCTTGTTCAAAGGAATATCGTAAGGTGCTAAAAGATTCTGAGAAACTTTTACGTATATCTCTGCATAGATTGTTACTGTGGAATTGACGATCTCATCTAAGGTATTACTCACCGACCCACCAATGGTGTTTTCTACAGGAACAACCCCATATCGTATCCTTTCTCCTAATTCCACTTCACGAAAAATTTCTCGTATGGTTTGGTATGGAACCACAGAGATCGAAGAACCAAAGCGCTTCTGCACAGCTAAATGAGAAAAAGAACCAGGTGGTCCTAAATATCCTACTGAGAATTCCTCTTCCATTTTGATGGTTCCCGACATGAGCTCTCGATAGATTGCCAACAACGCCTCTAAAGGGAAAGGTTCTTTGTCTACTTTAGCTTTGTAATAATCATAGTAAATATTCTTTATGTTTTCATAAATTTTTAATTCACGGGTGGGTTTATAGATGGATTGTTGACTTTGTTTTTTGAGTTTTCCTATTAAAGAAGCGATCTCGGCTCTTTTTAGGATTAAGTGGACAATTTCTTTGTCAATTTTATCGATTTCTTTACGATATTTATCAATTTCTTGTTCTTGCATTCGAATGGAACAAATTCTTGTTTTCTTTTTGCTTTTACAATTCTTTTTTAACTTTCATGATGAAGTTAGCCGTTTTGGCTTTGCTATTCACTCTCTTACTTACCCAGAGCGTCATGGGCAATGAAACTTGTATTCTTTATAGTATTTATGATCAAGCCAAAGGTACTTGGACTGATGAACATGATTGTAATCAGCAAATCCTTTCAAAGAAGTATTCTTCGGGTTCCCTATTTAAAATCTTTCTTGTGAGTGCAGGGTATCATTATCAAAAAATTCAACCTAATCAATTCAAACAAATCCAAACATACATGGCGGAATCCAATAACGATTATTTTGTTGAATTAGTAAAAAGCATTACCCACGAAAAATTAATACTTTACTTTAACCAGCATCTCAACAACTATCTCAAAAGAAAAGTCAGCAGTAGAAACTTCCCGAGTCCTTTTAGTTTTTTACATGGTGGAGATCTAAAATTCAAACCCCAAGAAATTATGGAATGGTTCAAAGAACTATATTTAAGCAAAAAAGAAGATTTCTCTTTTGCAAAAAGAACCCTTTTTAGAAAAGAAGCTTCTTTAGAATTTTATGGCAAAAGTGGGACCTGGGACGGTGCCGCTTGGTTTTGTGGCTTCACGCCAGAGGGAATAGTCATATGCAGTCTAACAGAATACCCGAAACCCCATTGGCAAAAAGCGAAAGAATTAAGCTATCAAAATTTTATCAATCAGTTAGAAAAAATTAAAATCCCATAGAAACTAATCACATTACTAAGTAATTGGAGAAAGCTTCCTAATCACACTCAATGCTCGATAAGAACGATTCTTTTTCTTACGATCAAAACCTTCATAAACTTGAAACTCAAACTCATACCCTTCCATGGCATCGAAATTCATCGTTGGTCCTGGAATGAAAACCTGATCTTGAGTTTCTGTTTCGGCAATATAGTATTTTTTTTCAGGATCAACATATTTGATTTTCGCTTTGATTTTAGTGATGACTTCTGATTCTTTTTCCTTCATCACTTTTGGGATAAAATACAGTTCTTTGTTTCTCCAACGTTTTCTTTCAAAAGATCGATAAGTAAATAGTCTCAAACCAATGACAATGTCGTTTATGTTTTCAGCCAAGCCTTCGACTTCGGATGCCGGTATGGGGATACGTTTATGAGCAGAAGAATAGAAAAATCCTCTTTCTCGTTTTTGTTGATCCCTTGTCCAAACCCCAACCACCAAAGGAAATTCCTCTGGATTAAATTGATAAACTTTTTCAATTTTTTTAACTATTCCGAAATAGTTTTTCCTACGAAGGGCTCTGATATCAACTTTCTGACCTTTTTGAAGCTTTTCTAATTCTGGATGTTGTGCCCAATCTCCTAAGTAGATAATTCCATTTTCTACAAAAGCCGTCTTTCGTTTTGTGGGATTTACATCCACCACTATACCATGCACCAAATCCAAGAAACTATAATCAGGTTCAATATCCTTCGAGAGTTCTTCGTAAAAGGATTGAGGTAGTTCTTCTGGTGCATTTGCTACAAATTTCTCATGTTTTTTTAGTTCTTCCACTTCTTCTTTTGTTGGAAGTTTTCTGATTTCTAAAAGTTTTGTGATATATTTCAATTCCGAACTGCCTTCTTGGTACTTTTGTGCATCAAAAAGAGACTTTGCCAGTTCAATACGAAACTTTATGGTCAAATACGGGTCTTTTGGAGTAATCACTGCTTTGCATAGGTATTGGATCGATTTTTGGACATCTATCTTCTGATAGGCTATCCCCAAATAACCCCATAAATGCCAATCATTTTTCATGGCAGTTAATTTTTGTAGGATTGGGATAGCCTTATCATTTTGTTTGAGCTCTATTAAAATCCTTGCTCGAAAGTAAGGGAGATTCAAATTATCAGGAAATTTTACTTCGGCTTGTTCAAGCCAATTCAAAGTGAATTCTAAAGCTTCTATTTCTTTTTTGTTTAAAGAATGATGAGCCAACGTGCTTGAAACTGATTCCACTAATGAATTGATTTGAACTCTTCCTTTTTTTCGCCGTAAAAAATCTTCATTTCGGAACAGGTCCTCAATCGTATGATTTTTTACGATATTATAGATTTGGAACAAAGCTGAGTTATCTCCTTTTTTGTAAAACCGTATCAAAACTTTTAAAAAATTCGAATAAAGAATATCAGGTGTAGGTATATTGAGCCGTAGGAATTCTTTAACTGCGATTTTATTCCATTTGTTGAGTTTTTTTTGTTTTCGTAGTGCTTGCTTTAATTTTTCGAACAAAACCCAACCTAAGGCTTTTTTGTTCCACTCATTATTAGGGTCTTTTTCTAAATATTCTCTTGCTACTTTTTCTGCTTCTTTGAGTTTTCCTTCTTTTCTTAGTTTAAATGCTGGATTGATATTAGCCATTACCTACCTCTTTACTTAGATTTTGATCAGTTATTTCTTATAGATTATTTATAGAAACTTAAAATTTTTCTTAACTATTATGTAAATACTTTTATAATCTCATGTCATATTCGGTGAATAGCTTATTTTGATTCTAATTTTGTTGTAGGAACTTCCTCAAGACTGTTTGCAAAATTCCTCCATTTTTGTAATAGTCTATTTCAACTTGATTATCTAACCGACAGATAACTTTAAATTCTTTCTCATCAGCTCTCACTGTTAAGATCTGGTTTGGCTTTATGTTATCATCAATCCCTAAGATATGATATACTTCTTTTCCTGTGAGTCCTAAAGTTTCATGGGATTCTCCATCTAAAAATTGAAGTGGTAGCACACCCATCCCTACCAAATTGGAACGATGGATTCGCTCAAAACTCTGAGCTATCACAGCCTTTATTCCTAATAAATACGTTCCTTTTGCAGCCCAGTCTCGAGAAGAACCTGTTCCGTATTCTTTTCCTGCCAACACTATCAAAGGAATATTATTCTTTTTGTATAACTCACTGGCATCATAAATGGTCATAACTTCATTTGTAGGGAAGTAAATTGTGTACCCACCTTCTCGATCCACTAATTGATTGCGTAATCGTATATTGGCAAAGGTTCCACGAGTCATCACACGATCATTTCCTCTACGAGCCCCATATGAATTAAAATCCTCAGGTTGAACTCCCTTCGAAATCAAATACTGACCTGCTGGTGAACTTTTCGAAATAGATCCCGCAGGACTTATATGATCAGTAGTAATGGAATCTCCTACTTTCACTAAACAACGAGCATTTCGTATTTCCTGTAGAGGTGGAATTTCCATTGTCATGTTTTGGAAAAAGGGTGGTTCTTGAATGTAGGTCGAATTTTCATTCCATTCGTATAAAAGTCCTGTTGGAACCTTGATTTGATTCCACATTTCATTGATCATCCTGACATTTTCGTATTTTTTCTTAAAGACTTCTGGTTTGATGTGATTATCTATTATTTCTTGGATTTCTTGTAAGCTAGGCCATATATCTTTTAAGTAAACAGGATTGCCTTTTTGATCAGTACCTAAGGGTTCATTGTATAAATCAATATTGACGGTTCCAGCAATAGCATATGCAACTACCAACATGGGACTAGCAAGGAAATTTGCTTTAACATGAGGAGAGATTCTTCCTTCAAAGTTTCGATTTCCTGACAAAACAGCTGAAACAATCAGATTTCCTTCGTTGATGGCTTTTACGACTTCATCAGGAAGTGGTCCCGAATTTCCTATACAAGTTGTGCAACCATAACCTACCACATGAAAGCCCAGTTGCTTTAAATATCCCATTAATCCGGCACTTTCAAGATATTCTGTCACAACGCGCGAGCCCGGTGCCAAACTGGTTTTGACATACGGTTTTGCTTTAAGTCCTTTTTCTACGGCTTTTTTCGCTAAAATTCCAGCTCCCACGAGGACCGAAGGATTTGATGTATTGGTACAAGAAGTGATTGCAGCTATGACGATATCTCCGTGACGAAGTTCTGCCTTATAGCCGTTTTGAATTATACCAGTGGATTGTAGTTGGCTTTGAGGTAACTCATAACCTCCTTGTTTGATAGACGTTGTAAGTAAAGAATTCCACTTGTGTTTAATTTCTTTCAATGCGACTCGGTCTTGAGGACGTTTTGGTCCTGCCAATGAGGGTTCAACCGAAGATAAATCCAATTCTACGATATCAGTAAATTCAGGCTCAGGAGAATCTTTTGTTCGAAACATTCCTTGTTCTTTATAGTATCTTTCCACTAAATCAACTAATTCTTCATTTCTTCCCGTTTTTCTTAAATAATTTAGTGTCTCTTCATCAACGGGGAAAAATCCAATGGTAGCTCCATATTCAGGTGCCATGTTTGCAATCGTGGCTCGATCCGGAAGGGTTAATTCTTCTAAGCCAGGTCCGAAAAATTCAACAAACTTTTCCACAACTCCTTTTTTTCTCAAAATCTCTGTGACCGTTAATACCAAATCTGTAGCGGTTGTTCCTTCTTTGAGCTTGCCATAAAGCTTAACACCAATCACCTCAGGGATTAACATGTAAAGGGGTTGCCCTAACATCACAGCTTCTGCCTCAATCCCGCCAACACCCCATCCTAAAACACCCAAACCATTAATCATCGTAGTATGAGAGTCAGTTCCAACCAAACTATCAGGATAAACTTCGTTATTTTTTGTTAAAACCACGGTTGCCAAGTATTCTAAGTTGACTTGATGAACAATGCCAACGCCCGGAGGAATTACCCCAAAGTTTTGAAAAGCACTTTGACCCCACTTCAAAAATTCATACCTTTCGATATTTCTTTTGAATTCTAATTCCATGTTTTTCTGAAAAGCCTCATCGCTTCCAAAGTAATCCACTTGTACACTATGATCAATCACCAAATCCACACGAACTGAGGGGTTTATTTTTGATGGATCTCCCTTCATCCTCACCATAGCACTACGCAAAGCCGCTAAATCCACAACACAGGGAACTCCCGTAAAATCTTGTAAAATCACTCTTCCTGGCATGAAAGGAAATTCAACTTTAGGGATATTTTTGGGATTGTATTTCGCTATTCGTAATATGTCGTCTTCTTTGACTAAATAATCATCAAAATTTCTTAAAGCTGACTCAATTAGAACTCGTATTGAATATGGAATTTTTGTAAGTTCAAATTTTAGTTCTTGTGCTAATTTCGGTAAACTGTAAAAAACAAAGGAACCCGTTTTAGAACTTAGTTCTGCTTTGGAAATTTCTTTTAATGACATAAACGACTCCTGGCTGATATGATGTTCTTTTATTCTTAAAGCCTAAGTCAAGAAAAATCATGCCAGTGAGTGTTTAAAAAAGAAAAAAAGAGTCAGATTGCAACCGCAATCTGAATTAAGCTAATACATTGAGGTTTCTTCCAATCCCCTCTTGTTGTAGGTCTTGGATTTTTTGCTCAGTGTTGAAACGTATTAGCCTGTTGTTGAGTTCTTGATTTCTATCTATCGCCATTTGTTGGATTTGATTTACAGCTTCTGCTGATCGGATTGTTAGATCCATTGAAGCAGAAGTCGTAGTTTGTATTGTGTTATGCATAAGTTCATTATCGATAATTAAAATCACGAAATAAAGAAAACAAGAACAATTTGTAAAGCTCCCTCCAAAAAAATTTTGGAGGGAACTCAAACCTAAAAGAGGAAACTTTTGTGATTAGAAAATAAAGGTTACTGCTGCGTTGATGATATCACCGTTGTTGTTTGCGGGTCGCAACAAGTCATTATCTTGATAGTAGTGGGATGTTGCCTTCCAGTCCTCGTAATCTAATTTGATGGAAACGTTAGGATGAGGATAAAACGCTATACCAATCGTTTGTATCCTTCGATTATTGACGGGATCAGGAAGTCCATAAATCCCGTATTTTTCTAATTCTGTTCGAACTTCTGCTCCTGAAATGGAATTTCTAAATCCCACTGAGCTCGGAGTTACATTCGTTAATCTAAATAAATCTGGGATACCTGCTGCGTTATTCAATTCTTTGGCTATTTCAGTTTCGATGAAGAGTTGTCCATTGTTTCTTAGGGTTCGCTTTTGAGTGTTCACATATTCGTTTTTGTAGAAAATCACGGTTTTGTATTTTCCATTGAATAAACTTGCAATATCAAACCCTATGATACCGTAAGCACCTTCTACGGTAGAACCTATGTTTCTATTCGTTTTTGCATTGATGGCTCTTACACCTTCTTCATCAATCCAACCTCTTGCCATAAGAGCTTGAAAAAACCATGCATCTTTTTCAAATCGTAAGTGTCCTTCTCCTATTCTTACAATGGGATTGATTTTTCGAGAAAATTCAAAAACTCTACTTGCAATCGTTCTTATGGGAGCAGCCGCCCCAGCTGCATTAACTTCTGGTGGTAATGGAATTTTAGAAAAATCCAAGCGAGAAAACACATCAACTTTTTCCAAATCTTTCTGCCCTGCACCGCCTATGTAGTATGAACCACCAATTGTCAATCCCTCAATAGGAAAAACATCCATATATGCAACATAAGCCAAATGATCTGTTTTTGCTAAACTACCTCTCGGTCTAGCAGGATTAATCCAAGTGCTTTCACTGATTTGGTTTCCTTCAAGTCCATTCAAAACTGCAACTTTATAAAGAACCAAATCATTCAAAAGCTTACCATGAAACATCACTCCCAGTTCCCTCCATGTTGAAGGAATAATAAAGGTTTCAGTGTAAGGTCTTTCTACTGTGTAAAAAGTTGTAGGCTCATGCAAAATATTTGTAATTCCCGAAGGAACTAAGTGTAATCCCGCCGCAACTTGGAAAGACTCTGTAAAGAGAAAATCGATGTAAGCAAATTCCACAAACACATTACCTTCTTGGATACGGGTAGTCCTGTTAATATTGACAGAGGCTTGATTCCCAGACACTGTACCCGTGTATGTCCCCCCTAAAGCAATGTTATCTGCATTTCGAAAACCTGAGTTCACATATTCTATTTCTGCATTGAGTAAAATCCAATCATTGAATTTATACCCAGCATAGAGAACAAAGCGATGAACATCAGACTGATCTACCCGATAGGGATTTTTGAAGTTTCTATACTTGATTTCTCCATAGCCACCCCATGTGAGACCTTCTTCAACGAAGTAAACCCCTGATGCTGCTGGGCTAAAACCTTGGTAGCTTTTATATTCTTTTGCTGCTTTCTCTCCTCTTAACTTTTCGATTTCTTCTTCTAATATGCGAATCCTTTCTTCTGTTGTGATGGTTTGACGTTGTTGCCCCCACGTAAGGGTTAGTGATGAAACTAATAAAAGAAATAAAATGAGTTGTTTCACTTTTAACCTCCAAATAGAATTTTGATATAGATTTTTATAGGGTATGGTTTTTTGTCAACTGAAAATGAGATTCACTCTCAATTTCACTAAAAATTTGTGCAATACACAATAAAAAAATAATAAATAAAACAAAAAATAGCTTGATGTTTTATCAATTTACTATATAAAAGTAATAAAAATTTAAAAATTTATACATAAAATTGTGTTTAAGTTCAAAAAGTTGTTTATAATGAAATATATACTCCAATCAACTGCAAGGAGCTACTATGGAGATTAAAACCAAAATCAAAAATGGACATGATTTGTTAGAAGCCATGAAAGATAAAGATTTTTATGAATATGTTCTATCGAATACCATTCCTGAACCAGATGATGAATATAAAGAGTTATATCAACGATTTCAAAAAGGAGATCCAAAACTTCAACTTACCAAAGAACACAACATAAAAGGCAGACAATATTTTTTGACCTTTCGTGACCCCGATGTAATTATTTACCCTGTGATCAGAAAAACACGCTTTATGATGAAGGATGGAAAGAAATTCATAGCCTTGCATAAAAATATCATGAATCATTTTAATGACGATGGTTTTTTTATCCCCAAAGGTTGGTTAATCATTACTTCTTCGTTGTGTTCTAAGACTGGGCGTTTCCTTCTTGAGAATGACTTCATGATTACTTCTCTTCTTGATCTTGCTTTGGCTGAGGATGCAGAATTAGACGAATAAAAAATCCCCCTCATAGTAGGGGGTTAATCTTCGATTCTACCTACAACAAAGGTCATATTCGTTGTCGCACTCCCTCCAATGTTTAAGGTTAAACCATTCTTCGCACCAGGAACTTGATAATCACCCGCTTGATCGGTTACTTGCTTATAAACATCCAAAACCATACGCACACCTGAGGCTCCAACGGGATGACCCGCTCCAATCAAACCACCAGAAGGATTTATCGGAACCTTTCGTTTGTTTTTAGGATTACCCTCAAAGTCAATCACACCCTCTTCGATCGCTTGGTATTCTTCTCCTGGCTCAGTTAATCCAAAAGCAGAAATCGATGCATACTCACTCGAGGTAAAACAATCATGTGTTTCTATCACATCAATTTGGTCGATATCCAATTTTGCTCTCCTGTAGGCATCTAAAACTGCTTGTCGTGTCCATGGAAGCAAATAAGGAGTTTTTCGTGCTTCTTCCATTTTGGCTTCGAACGTGATGGGTGCTACTCGATGACCCCAGCCTTTGATAACTGCCATTTTACTTTTGGGTCTACCCGTTCTTCGAGAAAATTCCATCGCATATTCTGGTGTGGCTAAAACCAACATAGCAGCCCCATCTGTTACTTGAGAACAATCAGAAATAGCCAGACGACCTCCAATAAGGGAATTCGTAGACGTTCCTCGTGAACAAGCCTGTTCTTTACTCATGAACCAAGTCCTAGTTTGAGCCAAGGGATTCCTTTTCGCATTCGCATAATTAATCCTCGAGATTTCAGCTAAATTGTCCATGATGCGTTCTTCACCCAATTTATCACCATATCGATAGATAATTTCATCAGCTAATTTTCCGAATAATTTTGGGAAGGGAAACTTGATACCTTTGGATTCTTTTTCATAATAAGCTGCGGTTCCTAAAAAATCACCACCAACAACAGAACTCACAGTCTTCATGATTTCAATACCAACGACAATAGCAACATCATAGTCACCTGCACGAAGATGAGTATGTGCAGCGTCAATCGCCGCTGAACCAGAGGCACAGGCAGCTTCATATCTTGCTCCGGGAACTCCATAAAAAGCCGGATGAACCTCTGTCAAAAATGCTCCCAGATGTCCTTGATTGGCGTATTGTTCCATGTCGAAATTTCCCACAAAAATAGCAATACGGTTTTCTTTGTTCAATCGATTGATTTCTTCGTAAGTCAATCCTACTTCATGTAGGCCATCTTCCACCACTTCCCGAAACATGGATACAAAGGTCTTTCCTTCTTTGGTCCAATTCCGAGCGAAATCGGTTTGAGCACCTCCAAGGATATAAATTGGCTTCATAAATAAACCTCCAAAAAATTGATAGTTAGTTTTTCTTATATAGTTTAAAAAAAAAGAATTTTTAACGCGGATTTAAAAATTCATAATATTCATCATAAAGTATCCAAAGAGCATCCAACCACTTTCGAATATCAACTTCATACTTTTGGTTTTGGACGTGAATCTCCAGTTTTTTTTCTAAAGTGAGCTCAACTTTAGCAAAAGGAAGAAGCTCAGCAAAAATCTTCTGGATTTCCGTTCGGATTTCTTCATCACCAATCCATTCGTTCTTTGAGAGGAGTTTATGAATCCGATGGAATATCAAAAGGGACAAACGCTTATGGTCTAACACATCGGACATACAAAACTGTGGTTGTAGTTCGAGTAAATTCCTTTCCAAAATCTGTTTCAGCAAAATTAATGGCATATGCCAATTTGGGATCTGTTTCGGAAATGCTTTTAGTCCAAAAGAACTTATCATCAGGGGTATTCGGAAAA
This window contains:
- the cmk gene encoding (d)CMP kinase; the protein is MGIPNKLEKVITLDGPAGSGKSTIAKRLAEKIGYLHLDSGAIYRAFTYAVIDKIGEQESIEIFERKFLELQPHPHEFPLQVMIENHQQVIYYKEKKLQEELRTYNLTQRIKFIADDVRYRSQVNQILRSLGSSYLVVVDGRDMGTEVFPEAKFKFYLDASVEIRAQRRYQEYHQYAKAKGMVLNMDLEKIKNEIALRDHQDQSRKFGALRIPHDAILIDTSNLTINMVLSIILSCLQKQF
- the pheA gene encoding prephenate dehydratase produces the protein MQEQEIDKYRKEIDKIDKEIVHLILKRAEIASLIGKLKKQSQQSIYKPTRELKIYENIKNIYYDYYKAKVDKEPFPLEALLAIYRELMSGTIKMEEEFSVGYLGPPGSFSHLAVQKRFGSSISVVPYQTIREIFREVELGERIRYGVVPVENTIGGSVSNTLDEIVNSTVTIYAEIYVKVSQNLLAPYDIPLNKIRKIYTIGIAKEQCMNWLSQNLDLKKVEIVETQSTAAATELAATRKDGVAIGSELAAEIYQLKIIARNIHDFPNNITRFWVLSNKEENEITNHDKTSIIVGVHDKPGSLYSILEPFYKSNVNLTKIESRRTKRIYGEYNFFIDFDGHKNEKKIQKILKIIEKKSSFLKVLGSYPKANLNY
- a CDS encoding prephenate dehydrogenase/arogenate dehydrogenase family protein; its protein translation is MSVLTSFRNVIIYGMGMMGTSLAYALKNHPSFKGRIIGVVRNEKSKTWILENQLADEVWLSEEAEIFSRLKEVDFLIIGLPVLDTLDLLEKLEEIRFSGLITDMGSTRIQIENKARQLESSFPLRFVGAHPICGSEHSGPEGYVKNLFENKLCIIINRLSQNHQEDRNPKDQEAVSSFWQELRMKVFLMDAETHDYVLSYLSHAPHILSSVLSTIIGRNKIITRWNQESPIPILGGGLRDMLRIAGSNPKMWFDIISTNKQNILQTLKDYQKELEYLISIFENDEWKDWWWEWQTKAKIYRDTLYGNSQ
- a CDS encoding S1 RNA-binding domain-containing protein, with translation MTTTPFDEVKQEKDEFEKLLEEAFLDEQFDISRFNKGDMIEAKVLDISDTEVFLDIGQKLEGICPLEEFEEKPTIGQKIKVVVIKSGGIEGNSVVSRLEAAKREAWNRIREANKNNLPLSGKIIEEHKNKKGFIVAINGIKLYLPKSEIGIKIRNKIPKVNIGDQIDFKILKIDEERKTGIISRKKIQEDINQEKWEKFLSKYKEGDIVEGTITKIISYGMFIRVEDLDGFIHQNDISWKSDYPFRKNYRKGDRIKAKILSINPEENKISLGIKQLTEDPWEWAKRELTVGSIVSGVITDIKVYGAFLEIREGLEGLIHNSEISWSKKKVNPRKYFKKGMEVEAKILAIDPEKKRISLSYKEATENPWNKITEILKVGEIREGKITGIVKYGAFVKIFDDIEGLIRVKDYSWDKEPDKNMLKKGDVVKFKILSIDPENRKISCGIKQLEPSPFEKLAQKYPKGEVLKGKITSISDFGIFVDIGDGYEGLVHKSKIPLKKNEKIEDKYKIGDEIQAVLLKIDPVKEKISLSIKDYERKKAKEIVKQYNNKEDQETYTLGAILKDELN